The Actinobacillus equuli genome includes a window with the following:
- a CDS encoding peptidoglycan DD-metalloendopeptidase family protein: MKKSFLLLPVAALILTACSSNDPAPVVSAKDSTELSPGVMQPVSGTAPTTYGWQSDIQPASMPSSMGNVPASVPAVSQPVVTNPVITEQPAQPQTATKIVKKTKTVEKKVNQNFEIPRDANNAPVYSQIQKGFYDGSTYTVRKGDTMFLIAYIIGKDVKEIAALNNMSEPYQLTVGQKLKTGKSATETVTVEEKVTVPVEPKITYQQGANGTTYSSDGNITGPVKASTGAVAPAATSTANNGIRASVGTAATAASGGVVATAATIPAVRATTATAPSYSSSNTVAAPASNFKWQWPTAGRVVSGFSSAEGGNKGIDIAGSKGQDVKAAAAGKVVYAGNALEGYGNLIIIKHSDDFLSAYAHNDSIKVDEQDTVNAGETIAKMGSTGTNSNKLHFEIRYKGKSVDPTRYLPKK, translated from the coding sequence ATGAAGAAATCGTTTCTCCTATTGCCTGTAGCCGCACTTATTTTAACTGCATGTAGTTCAAATGATCCGGCGCCGGTAGTGAGTGCAAAAGATAGCACGGAATTAAGCCCGGGTGTAATGCAACCGGTATCCGGTACGGCGCCGACAACTTACGGTTGGCAGTCTGATATTCAACCGGCATCGATGCCAAGCTCAATGGGAAATGTACCGGCGAGTGTGCCGGCTGTTTCTCAGCCTGTGGTAACCAATCCCGTTATTACCGAACAGCCGGCTCAGCCTCAAACAGCCACAAAGATTGTTAAAAAGACAAAAACAGTGGAGAAAAAAGTAAATCAAAATTTCGAGATCCCGCGTGATGCGAATAATGCGCCGGTATATAGTCAAATTCAAAAAGGCTTTTATGACGGCTCAACTTATACGGTACGCAAAGGCGATACGATGTTCTTGATCGCTTATATTATCGGTAAAGACGTAAAAGAAATTGCCGCATTAAATAATATGAGCGAACCGTACCAATTAACCGTTGGGCAAAAATTGAAAACAGGTAAATCGGCGACAGAAACCGTTACGGTTGAAGAAAAAGTGACGGTGCCGGTAGAACCGAAAATCACTTATCAGCAAGGTGCAAACGGAACCACTTACTCTTCTGACGGTAATATTACCGGTCCGGTAAAAGCAAGTACCGGCGCTGTTGCTCCGGCTGCGACATCAACGGCAAATAACGGTATTCGAGCTTCAGTGGGTACGGCTGCAACAGCGGCATCAGGTGGCGTAGTAGCAACAGCTGCAACTATACCAGCTGTACGTGCAACAACCGCAACAGCACCTAGCTACTCTAGTTCTAATACGGTAGCTGCACCGGCTTCAAACTTTAAATGGCAATGGCCGACAGCCGGTCGTGTTGTATCCGGTTTCTCTTCTGCCGAAGGTGGTAACAAAGGTATTGATATTGCCGGTAGCAAAGGGCAAGATGTAAAAGCGGCAGCGGCAGGTAAAGTGGTGTATGCAGGTAATGCTTTAGAAGGCTACGGTAACTTAATTATCATTAAACACAGCGATGATTTCTTAAGTGCTTACGCGCATAACGACAGCATTAAGGTGGATGAGCAAGATACCGTAAATGCTGGAGAAACCATTGCGAAAATGGGTAGTACCGGTACAAATAGTAACAAACTTCACTTTGAAATTCGTTACAAAGGTAAGTCTGTTGACCCAACACGTTATTTACCGAAAAAATAG
- a CDS encoding flagellar basal body L-ring protein FlgH, which translates to MKKVWFLIPLALGLSACSSNQSVSKDESELAPGVMQPVSGSGAEEGSYSWTSEVESAPMPASMTK; encoded by the coding sequence ATGAAGAAAGTATGGTTTTTAATTCCATTAGCGCTTGGTTTGAGTGCGTGTAGCTCAAATCAGTCTGTTTCAAAGGATGAGTCGGAATTAGCACCGGGCGTTATGCAACCTGTTTCAGGTTCTGGTGCAGAGGAAGGCAGTTATAGCTGGACTTCAGAAGTGGAATCAGCGCCAATGCCGGCGTCGATGACTAAGTAA
- a CDS encoding LysM peptidoglycan-binding domain-containing protein — protein sequence MKKSLLLLPLMVSLALTACNSSSESEASVAEATASSTTSAIPTWQSAETIQATDMPASMSSAPTHTIGQAPTTYNNTPQTTYSAAPQPVQQPQPVAVQPQATSVAQSETIGNCQVIRDSMGTPVYAQMVKGCYTDSNYTVGKSDTMYLISYLTGQTPAQIAALNNISTTTKLQVGQVLRVR from the coding sequence ATGAAAAAGTCACTTTTACTTTTGCCATTAATGGTATCGTTAGCGTTAACCGCTTGTAATTCTTCTTCTGAATCGGAAGCAAGCGTAGCAGAAGCAACAGCTTCATCAACAACCTCTGCGATTCCGACTTGGCAATCAGCTGAAACTATTCAGGCAACGGATATGCCGGCTTCAATGAGTTCTGCACCAACTCATACGATAGGGCAAGCGCCAACCACTTACAACAACACACCGCAGACAACTTATAGCGCTGCACCACAACCGGTACAACAACCGCAACCGGTAGCAGTTCAGCCGCAAGCAACTTCGGTAGCGCAATCTGAAACTATCGGTAATTGCCAAGTGATACGTGATAGTATGGGGACACCGGTATATGCGCAAATGGTTAAAGGTTGTTATACTGACAGCAACTATACAGTAGGCAAAAGCGATACGATGTATCTTATTTCCTACTTAACCGGTCAAACACCGGCACAAATCGCAGCATTGAATAACATCAGTACCACGACTAAATTACAAGTCGGTCAAGTACTGCGTGTAAGATAA
- a CDS encoding YqaA family protein — protein MKLFGTIYDKTMEWSKHRFAAFWLSFVSFIEAIFFPIPPDVMLIPMSMSKPQNATKYAIYTTVASVLGGIIGYFIGLYAFDWVQGIIADWGMQANFDKAKSWFETWGVAVVFLAGFSPIPYKVFTICAGVMQMAFFPFVVTAAVSRFARFILVAKLSAWGGEKYAEKIRRSIELIGWGTIALAVVAYLAYELFK, from the coding sequence ATGAAATTGTTCGGTACAATTTATGATAAAACAATGGAATGGTCTAAACACCGTTTCGCTGCTTTTTGGTTAAGCTTTGTGAGTTTTATTGAGGCGATTTTCTTTCCAATTCCGCCGGATGTGATGCTGATTCCAATGTCGATGAGTAAACCGCAAAATGCAACTAAATATGCTATTTATACGACCGTTGCTTCGGTTTTAGGCGGTATAATCGGTTATTTTATCGGTTTATATGCGTTTGATTGGGTGCAAGGCATCATTGCCGATTGGGGAATGCAAGCAAACTTCGACAAAGCGAAATCTTGGTTTGAAACTTGGGGTGTTGCGGTTGTTTTTTTAGCCGGCTTCTCGCCAATTCCGTATAAAGTGTTTACAATCTGTGCAGGTGTAATGCAAATGGCGTTTTTCCCGTTTGTGGTTACCGCCGCTGTTTCACGCTTTGCTCGTTTTATTTTAGTTGCCAAACTTTCGGCATGGGGCGGTGAAAAATATGCAGAAAAAATCCGCCGTTCTATCGAATTAATTGGCTGGGGGACGATTGCATTGGCAGTTGTCGCTTATCTGGCTTATGAATTATTTAAGTAA
- the surE gene encoding 5'/3'-nucleotidase SurE translates to MNILISNDDGYHAQGIQTLAKTLRDAGHVVTLIAPDRNRSAASSCLTLMEPIRVHQIDEFNYSVIAGTPADCVHLALNGFLSTAFDLVISGINHGANLGDDVVYSGTVAAALEGRHLPLPSLAVSLVGKKSQGHLFGNNHFETAAQVVLDLLPKVQKGILPARQILNINVPDVPYEQVKGVMVTRLGHRSPAAEIVKREDPRGSTIYWLGANGVPVDASEGTDFYALEHDYVSITPIQADMTAHYSIQALEDIF, encoded by the coding sequence GACGATGGCTATCATGCGCAGGGCATTCAAACGTTAGCAAAAACATTACGTGATGCAGGACATGTGGTGACACTTATTGCACCGGATCGCAATCGTAGCGCGGCCTCAAGTTGCCTTACATTGATGGAGCCTATTCGTGTACATCAAATTGATGAATTTAACTATTCTGTGATTGCGGGTACACCGGCAGATTGTGTACACTTAGCGCTTAACGGTTTTTTATCGACCGCATTTGATTTAGTGATTTCAGGCATTAATCACGGTGCCAATTTAGGTGATGATGTTGTCTATTCCGGCACGGTTGCCGCTGCATTGGAAGGGCGACATTTACCATTGCCGAGCTTAGCGGTTTCACTTGTCGGTAAAAAGTCACAGGGACATCTATTCGGTAATAATCATTTTGAAACAGCGGCGCAAGTCGTATTGGATTTATTGCCGAAGGTACAAAAAGGTATTTTACCTGCACGTCAGATTTTAAATATTAATGTGCCGGATGTGCCGTACGAACAAGTAAAAGGTGTGATGGTGACCCGTTTGGGACATCGTTCTCCGGCTGCGGAAATTGTCAAACGAGAAGATCCTCGAGGTTCAACAATTTATTGGCTAGGTGCAAATGGCGTACCAGTGGATGCCAGCGAAGGGACGGATTTCTACGCATTAGAACACGATTACGTGTCAATTACGCCGATTCAGGCGGATATGACTGCCCATTATTCAATCCAAGCGTTAGAGGATATTTTCTAA